CTGAACGCTCACGGTTCTCGGCATAAAAGGCTGTCCTCGCAGCTTCCCAGCGAGAAGGTGCAGGTGGACAGCACCTTGAGCCCGAGCCGTGCCAAGATCGACGTTGAGGTAAGTAACAGGGATCTTCGGAAATCAGCGGTAATCCGGCACCAAGATCGACCAGGAATCGATAAGTCGTTGAGCGCATCTGAGGTGATTGGCCAGATTGGGACCGTCATGTGGAGAGTTCTAAACTACACAACCCGTGAACGGGCAAGAGGGGACAAGGGGTTCTCCCTGGTGTCTTACTTATTGGGTTAGTTGGTTCGGGTTACGAACCAAGTGCGCTAGAGATATGCGTTGTCACCGGGGTAACCGTAGCTAGCAGTGACCAGTCAGGCTTACCAGCGCTAAGGAGTACTCGAATGCGAAAGTTCGCAAAGTTCGTCATCCCAAAGGCGATGCGCTTGATCCGCTTAATGAGGTTGTTCATCGACTCTGTCGGTCCATTGGTCACAAAGGACCTATGCCAGGCCAGGATCTCATCATGCCAGCTTTTCAAGGTTCTCCCAAGTAGCTGGACCTCGGGTGGTCGTTGGTTATCGGTGAAGTCACTGATAAGGGCATCGAGGTGGTCTCTGGCGAGATCTGGGTCACGATAGGTATAGAGCTCTCGTAGGGACTCCTTGACTCTCCAGCTGGTAGCTACCTCGTTGTCTGGGTCACCTAGTTCAAGTAGGTGAGTAAGTTTGGCGTTGGCACCCTCGGTAAGTTTCTCCTTGGCCATATTCAGGAGTCGCCGGATGCGATAGAGCGGATCCCCGCCTCTGCCTCTGTGACCAAGGATGTTCTGTTGTACTCGTCTTCTCGTCTCATCAAGACGAGTGTTGGCGAGCTTTATGAGGTGAAATGGATCGGCCACCAGGACAGCATTGGGTAACGCCTCTTTAAATACCGCTCTATAGGAACCAGCCAGGTCAAGGGTTCCCCACTTGATATCATCACGCCACTCCCTGGAGTGACTAGCTATCCACTTCTTTGGCTCCGCTCCTCCTTTACCAGGAACTACATCGAGAAGGGTTGCGCTCATAACGTCCACGATTGAGGTAGACCACTTCTGGTTGTGATAGCGACCCTCGCGATAGAACAGGGTCTCATCTAATCCAAGTGCACGAACCTTGCCAAAGCGATTTGGATCCTCAACGAGGGGAGTCCCGTAGGCAATCACAGCATCATTGATCGTGTGCCAGTCACAATCGAGTTCTCTGGCTACCGATGACACCGATCGCCCGTCTCTACCAACCACTCGGGTTGCGAATCTAGCTGCCCTATCGGTGAGCTTTAGCCTTGGGGCTGCGATCCTAGTGTCCACATCGCTCCATGACGGGGCGATGCAGGTCTCATCCTTGCACACCCACCTGCGTTTGTGCCAGATGAGCCTTACGGGACGGCCAAAGCTTTGTAGATCAATCAGCTCTACTAGTGAGCCTCCCTTGGAATAACTCATCCCATTACAGACTGGGCATTTTGGCCGCTCGCCTCGACACTCGATATGGACCCGAAGGGGTGTCTTTGAATCTTCGTTACCCAGATCCTCGACACCAATCAAATTGACATCCTTTAGACCGAGCAAGATCTCTGCAATGCGGATAGGATTTTGTTCCACAGGGGTCCTCCAGTGATGAGTTGTTACTAATCCCATTCTGGCAGAGCCCCTGTGACCCTCCCAAACTCACCCCTAGTGCGTGGCTATACCCGACTAATTTCCCCACTTAAATCCGAAGTCCCAGTAACAGGGAAGCTCCTTGCACGATTGCAGCGTGCGCCAAAACGCATCGAGTGGGATCCGTCCAGAGGATCATCCCATGCAGGATCGGAGCATCGCCAAAGCGGCATCTTGCTTGAACCGGTTTGAGGGTGCGCCGTTGGTTCTTGGATTGTCCAAAGCGAGAGTCCAGATGATGGAATGAGTCATCATCCGGACAGAGCTGGTGATACCGGCAATGCTCGAAAATGCGAAAACAGCTCTTGTACTGCTTAGAGCGGAGTCGAAGATGAGAGCTCTGCAAAGGGGGTGCATCTCCGTGAGTGGACTCACAACTCATCACGCAGATGCTACGGGTGACCGACTCTGTTCGAGCTACTTGTCAGCACCCTGTCAGAGTGGCCAGCGCCCCTGCTTCGATGGCAGCCACGCCCGTCGTTAGACGCCAGCCCGAGTTGCTAATACGAGGGCCACAGCGTCTCGATCCGCGTGATAGTTGGCAAGAGCTGTTCGCTATACCATCAGCACGGTAACCCGCCGACCAGAACCCCGCGACGGCTGTCCTTCGGCCGCGAACCCGAGGAGACTGTTGTGGCAATAAGCCTCAAAAACAAGAAACTCGATCGAGTCCAAGACCTGAACTATTCCTGGAGCGGACGACGGGATTCGAACCCGCGACCCTCACCTTGGCAAGGTGATGCTCTACCAACTGAGCCACGTCCGCGTTACGAGCTACAGTATAACCGATGACTGGAGTCGGGTTGCTCATCTCAACGACATACACCCAGTTGTCGAAAGGTGATCGGTTTTAACCTGGTCAGCGGTGGCCAGTGTGCCCAAAACCACCAGTCCCGCGTAGCGTCTCAGTCAATTCATCCCGCACCAAGTAATCAACCCCCAAATAGCTCGCCACCACGAGTTGAGCGATACGAACTCCAGGATCCAAGTCTACGGTTTCACCACCTAAATTCACCAAAAGCACTCTTACCTCACCGCGATAACCAGCGTCGATGAGACCAGGGGCATTCAACACTGTGATCCCATGGTTGAGCGCCAATCCACTTCGCGGCATCACCAAGCCCATTGTCCCAGAGGGCAACTCGAGTGCAACTCCAGTTCTAGCTAGCCCTCTGGAACCAGGGAGCAACGTTAGGGGCTCAACGAGGGTAAGGTCCGCACCAGCATCGTCTGGCAGCTGCCGAACCGGCACCTGCGCCTTCGGGTGAAGCAGCTTTACAGCGACATTGGTCACCTGTTGATCCGGATCAGCTTCTCAAGTTGATCGATCAATCTATCCTGCCGCGATCCCTGGCGCAGCCAACGAAAACGACGACCAATTCCCCAAACCGTACAGAGCATCATCGCCTCAATCACGATATGGCTAGACATTTTTGAACTACCCGATCGCCTATCGTGAAAGGTTATAGGAACCTCAATAACACGAAAGCCCAGTTGCGAAACAAGATACGCCATCTCGACTTGAAAACCATAGCCGTCGGCGCGAATCTCGTCCAAGTTGATCAACTTAAGGACCTCGGAGTCGTAGGCTCGGAATCCGGCGGTAGCATCACGCACACTGATACCGAGCATCGCCGAAGCGTATAGGTTTCCAAGGCGCGAGATCAACAACCGTGGCATGGGAAGCCCCTCTGAAGAGCCACCAGCAACATAACGCGACCCTATAGCCAGCCCAGCGCCAGCATCAAGTCCATTAAGTAACTCCGGGATAAGCTTTGGATCATGTGAGAAGTCTGCGTCGATCTCAACGACTGCGCTTGCTCCAGAAACTAGAGCTTCGTGAAATCCGGCACGATATGCTGCGCCAAGTCCATCCTTCTCTGGGCGGCGAAGCACTCGCACATGCGGGTCATCCACGCCAACCTTCTCCACCAGGTCAGCTGTGCCGTCGGGTGAACTATCGTCAACCACGAGTACAGTCGACGAAGGCACGGCCTCACGCACCGCGTAGACGATATCTACGACGTTGCTAGCCTCATTGTACGTTGGAACGATCACCCAAGGGTGCTCTGACGCCGTCCGACCCATATGTCCCTTCTTGTTCGACGTACATCAATGGTACCCCACTCAGCATACACAGCGAGTAACCTGGCTGTCATGTTGGCATGGATGGATCTTGAAATGACTGGCCTGCTCCCTGAGCGCCACGTGATCATAGAAATCGCGATGATTGTTACCGACGATGATCTTAATACAATCGAGGAGTTTGGCCCAATCGTCATTCATGCAAGTGAAGCCGAACTTGCGGAGATGGAAAAGGTCGTTTGCAAGATGCATGAGACCAACGGACTGCTTGCCGACGTGCGTAGCTCAACGACAACACTCGCCGAGGCCAGCGCCCAAGCGTTAGCCTTTCTGAAACGCCATTGCCCTAACGCACGTCAGGTGCCACTATGTGGTAACTCCATCGGTACCGATCGTCGATTTCTCGTTAAATACATGCCCGAACTAGAGAACTGGCTACATTACCGTTCGGTTGATGTCTCAAGCATTAAAGAGCTTGCAAAGCGATGGTACCCAGGGCTAACCGAGCTCGTTCCCAACAAAGATAGCTCACATCGCGCACTAGATGACATTCGCGACAGCATCGCTGAGTTGCAGTTCTACCGCGAACATCTATTCGTCGATGCTCCAGTGATCATCAGCTCTGACAATACG
This portion of the Ferrimicrobium acidiphilum DSM 19497 genome encodes:
- a CDS encoding ISL3 family transposase, producing MGLVTTHHWRTPVEQNPIRIAEILLGLKDVNLIGVEDLGNEDSKTPLRVHIECRGERPKCPVCNGMSYSKGGSLVELIDLQSFGRPVRLIWHKRRWVCKDETCIAPSWSDVDTRIAAPRLKLTDRAARFATRVVGRDGRSVSSVARELDCDWHTINDAVIAYGTPLVEDPNRFGKVRALGLDETLFYREGRYHNQKWSTSIVDVMSATLLDVVPGKGGAEPKKWIASHSREWRDDIKWGTLDLAGSYRAVFKEALPNAVLVADPFHLIKLANTRLDETRRRVQQNILGHRGRGGDPLYRIRRLLNMAKEKLTEGANAKLTHLLELGDPDNEVATSWRVKESLRELYTYRDPDLARDHLDALISDFTDNQRPPEVQLLGRTLKSWHDEILAWHRSFVTNGPTESMNNLIKRIKRIAFGMTNFANFRIRVLLSAGKPDWSLLATVTPVTTHISSALGS
- a CDS encoding polyprenol monophosphomannose synthase, coding for MGRTASEHPWVIVPTYNEASNVVDIVYAVREAVPSSTVLVVDDSSPDGTADLVEKVGVDDPHVRVLRRPEKDGLGAAYRAGFHEALVSGASAVVEIDADFSHDPKLIPELLNGLDAGAGLAIGSRYVAGGSSEGLPMPRLLISRLGNLYASAMLGISVRDATAGFRAYDSEVLKLINLDEIRADGYGFQVEMAYLVSQLGFRVIEVPITFHDRRSGSSKMSSHIVIEAMMLCTVWGIGRRFRWLRQGSRQDRLIDQLEKLIRINR
- the orn gene encoding oligoribonuclease, which produces MDLEMTGLLPERHVIIEIAMIVTDDDLNTIEEFGPIVIHASEAELAEMEKVVCKMHETNGLLADVRSSTTTLAEASAQALAFLKRHCPNARQVPLCGNSIGTDRRFLVKYMPELENWLHYRSVDVSSIKELAKRWYPGLTELVPNKDSSHRALDDIRDSIAELQFYREHLFVDAPVIISSDNT
- the dut gene encoding dUTP diphosphatase; its protein translation is MTNVAVKLLHPKAQVPVRQLPDDAGADLTLVEPLTLLPGSRGLARTGVALELPSGTMGLVMPRSGLALNHGITVLNAPGLIDAGYRGEVRVLLVNLGGETVDLDPGVRIAQLVVASYLGVDYLVRDELTETLRGTGGFGHTGHR